The Methylomonas montana genome has a window encoding:
- a CDS encoding putative toxin-antitoxin system toxin component, PIN family — protein MNFANRLVIDTRTLVSAVLRPQSIPRQAFLKAIASATVCVSPATLAELERVLMRDKFDRYLDRDSRWQFVERYRSIATLLPVTIEQEKTLLPPCRDPQDHKFLALALHCSAQLIISSDEDLLVLSPWQNIPILTPAQYLQ, from the coding sequence ATGAACTTCGCTAATCGTCTGGTCATCGACACTCGCACTCTGGTGAGTGCTGTGTTGCGGCCGCAGTCCATTCCCCGCCAAGCTTTTTTAAAAGCCATAGCCAGTGCCACTGTGTGTGTTTCTCCAGCGACATTGGCCGAATTGGAAAGGGTATTGATGCGCGATAAATTTGACCGTTATCTTGACAGAGATAGCCGTTGGCAATTTGTGGAACGTTATCGTTCTATCGCGACCTTGCTTCCTGTCACGATTGAACAGGAAAAAACTTTGCTGCCGCCTTGCCGCGATCCTCAGGATCATAAGTTTCTGGCCTTGGCGCTACACTGTTCCGCGCAATTAATCATTTCCAGCGATGAGGATTTGTTGGTTCTTAGTCCTTGGCAAAACATTCCAATTCTCACCCCTGCCCAATATTTACAATGA
- a CDS encoding peptide chain release factor 3, with protein sequence MEPTEFKRRRTFAIISHPDAGKTTITEKLLLFGGAIQLAGSVKGRKAARHATSDWMEMEKERGISVTTSVMQFEHNDCIVNLLDTPGHEDFSEDTYRTLTAVDSALMVIDVAKGVEDRTIKLMEVCRLRDTPILTFINKLDREGREPIELLDEVESVLKIQCAPMTWPIGMGKRFKGVYQLYKDEILLFSPHHGGRIAKAEVIKGLNNPKLDELLGYQAEELRDEIDLVKGASHEFDHAKYLAGEQTPVFFGSAINNFGIIELLDAFAEYAPGPRSRQAEQREVQPDEEKFTGFVFKIQANMDPAHRDRVAFMRICSGKFDKGMKLHHVRIGKSIQVANAITFQADSRKNVEEAHPGDIIGLHNHGTIQVGDTFTQGETLKFGGIPYFAPELFRRVVLKDPLRAKALQKGLVQLTEEGATQLFKPLKNNDLILGAVGILQFDVTAHRLKNEYNVECVYDASPINTVRWVSAKNPAKLEEFRNKAFENLAEDGGGYLVYLASSRVNLQLTEERWPDITFSATREL encoded by the coding sequence ATGGAACCCACTGAATTCAAGCGAAGACGCACTTTTGCAATCATCTCCCACCCCGACGCCGGTAAAACCACCATCACCGAAAAACTATTGCTGTTCGGCGGCGCGATTCAGCTAGCCGGTTCGGTCAAAGGCCGCAAAGCTGCCCGCCATGCGACGTCCGACTGGATGGAGATGGAAAAGGAACGCGGTATTTCGGTGACCACCTCGGTGATGCAGTTCGAGCATAACGATTGCATCGTCAACCTGCTGGATACGCCAGGTCACGAAGACTTTTCCGAGGATACCTACCGCACCTTGACCGCCGTCGATTCTGCGCTGATGGTAATCGACGTTGCTAAGGGCGTCGAGGACAGGACCATCAAGCTGATGGAAGTCTGCCGACTGCGCGACACGCCGATCCTGACTTTCATCAACAAGCTTGACCGCGAGGGCCGCGAACCGATCGAATTGCTAGACGAAGTGGAAAGCGTGCTGAAAATTCAATGTGCGCCTATGACCTGGCCAATCGGCATGGGCAAGCGCTTCAAGGGCGTGTATCAGTTATATAAAGACGAGATTCTGTTGTTCAGCCCGCATCACGGCGGCCGTATCGCCAAGGCCGAAGTTATCAAAGGCTTGAACAACCCCAAGCTGGACGAACTGCTTGGTTATCAGGCCGAAGAGTTGCGAGACGAAATCGATCTAGTGAAGGGAGCCAGCCACGAATTCGATCACGCCAAATATCTGGCCGGCGAGCAAACGCCGGTATTTTTCGGTTCGGCGATCAATAACTTTGGCATCATCGAGTTGCTGGACGCCTTCGCCGAATACGCGCCCGGCCCGAGATCGCGGCAAGCCGAACAACGCGAAGTCCAACCCGACGAAGAAAAATTCACCGGTTTCGTGTTCAAGATTCAGGCCAATATGGACCCTGCCCATCGCGACCGAGTGGCGTTCATGCGGATTTGCTCGGGTAAGTTCGACAAAGGTATGAAACTGCATCATGTCCGGATTGGCAAAAGCATCCAAGTTGCTAACGCGATTACCTTCCAAGCCGACAGCCGCAAAAACGTCGAAGAAGCACATCCCGGCGACATTATCGGCTTGCATAATCACGGCACGATTCAGGTTGGCGATACTTTCACGCAAGGCGAAACGTTGAAATTTGGCGGCATCCCCTACTTTGCGCCGGAGCTATTCCGCCGCGTGGTATTGAAAGACCCGCTACGTGCCAAGGCCTTGCAAAAAGGCTTGGTGCAATTGACCGAGGAAGGCGCGACGCAGCTGTTCAAACCCTTGAAAAACAACGACTTGATTTTGGGTGCGGTCGGTATCTTGCAGTTCGACGTCACCGCCCATCGTTTGAAAAACGAATATAACGTCGAGTGCGTATACGATGCCTCGCCGATCAACACCGTACGCTGGGTCAGCGCCAAAAACCCGGCCAAACTGGAAGAATTTAGAAACAAGGCCTTCGAAAATCTGGCCGAAGACGGCGGCGGCTATCTGGTCTACTTGGCCAGCAGCCGGGTCAACCTGCAACTGACCGAAGAGCGCTGGCCGGATATTACCTTTAGCGCAACGCGAGAGCTGTAA
- a CDS encoding type II toxin-antitoxin system Phd/YefM family antitoxin: MRTMTSAEAQNHFGELLDTAQREPVTITRRGRPVAFMVSKQDMEELMAIRKQRSQAVANFEAYFADTDAKLSADNALLTDDEVTRWVHELR, from the coding sequence ATGCGCACCATGACATCGGCCGAAGCCCAAAACCACTTTGGCGAATTGCTGGATACCGCACAACGCGAACCCGTTACCATTACCCGCCGTGGCAGACCGGTTGCATTTATGGTGTCCAAGCAGGACATGGAAGAACTGATGGCGATACGCAAGCAACGCTCACAAGCTGTTGCCAACTTTGAGGCCTATTTTGCCGATACCGATGCTAAACTCAGTGCTGACAACGCCCTATTGACCGACGATGAGGTAACGCGCTGGGTGCATGAACTTCGCTAA
- a CDS encoding rhomboid family intramembrane serine protease yields MIPIRDSIPCNTKPYVTWGIMAVCIAVYLMMLLMSDEVGQHFVYMYGMVPIRYSNPDWAYSFGLPPDYYLSFFTSLFLHGGFGHLLMNMVFLWIFADNIEDLMGHKRFLAFYILCGLLATYAQWYFYPKMAIPVVGASGAIAGVLGAYFFRFPQATVVILVPIIFYPLFFQVPAIAFLGFWVIVQIGDVFTAAFLDNVAVDSAWWAHLGGFAAGALLHPFFIEKKQEEYQC; encoded by the coding sequence ATGATACCCATCAGAGATTCGATCCCCTGCAATACCAAGCCTTATGTGACGTGGGGCATCATGGCTGTCTGCATCGCCGTGTATCTGATGATGTTGTTGATGTCGGACGAAGTGGGGCAGCACTTTGTCTATATGTACGGTATGGTGCCGATTCGCTATTCCAATCCCGATTGGGCTTACAGTTTTGGTTTACCGCCTGATTATTACCTGTCGTTTTTCACTAGCTTGTTCCTACACGGCGGTTTCGGGCATTTGTTGATGAATATGGTGTTTCTATGGATATTTGCCGATAACATCGAAGATTTAATGGGACATAAACGCTTTTTGGCGTTTTATATTTTGTGCGGATTGCTGGCGACGTATGCGCAATGGTATTTCTATCCGAAAATGGCGATTCCGGTCGTCGGCGCCTCAGGTGCAATTGCCGGTGTGTTGGGGGCGTATTTCTTTCGTTTTCCGCAAGCTACGGTGGTGATTCTGGTGCCCATCATATTTTATCCCTTGTTTTTTCAGGTGCCGGCGATTGCCTTTCTGGGTTTTTGGGTCATCGTACAGATAGGCGACGTGTTTACCGCGGCATTTCTGGATAACGTCGCGGTCGATTCGGCTTGGTGGGCGCATTTGGGCGGTTTTGCCGCCGGAGCTTTGCTACATCCTTTTTTCATCGAAAAAAAACAAGAAGAATATCAGTGCTAA
- a CDS encoding type I restriction endonuclease subunit R, translating into MSLHKEIHFETEVCEHLAANGWLYASGDAGSYDRDRALFPADVLTWIQATDVKAWETLQKNHGAQAGDVLLDRLRDSINQRGTLDVLRQGIELIGLRQPLKLAQFKPALAMNPDILVRYAANRLRVVRQVRYSLHNENAIDLVLFLNGIPVATVELKSDFTQSVEDAVDQYRFDRDPRPKGQGAAEPLLSFPNGALVHFAVSQMEVMMTTKLEGAATNFLPFNRGDHGAAGNPANENGGHRTAYLWECIWSRDSWLEILGRYLVAQKDKKNQIKKIIFPRFHQLDATRKLVASVLAEGTGGKYLIQHSAGSGKTNSIAWTAHFLADLHNAGHQKLFDTVLVVSDRTVLDSQLQEAIFDFERTAGVVASIKGESASKSGELASALSGGKKIVVCTIQTFPFALKAVQELAATQGKRFAVIADEAHSSQTGEAAAKLKAVLSVEELAELNDGGEVGTEDVLAAQMANRAADSGITYVAFTATPKAKTLELFGRRPNPDLPASADNLPAPFHVYSMRQAIEEGFILDVLKNYTPYKLAFKLAHDGREIDDKEVERSEALKGIMRWVKLHPYNISQKVQVVVEHFRENVSPLLDGKGKAMVVVGSRLEAVRWHLAIDQYIKSQGYKIGTLVAFSGEVNDAESGPDPFTETSRSLNPNLKGSDIREAFKSDDYQILLVANKFQTGFDQPLLCGMYVDKRLAGIAAVQTLSRLNRAYPGKDTTYVVDFVNDPDEILAAFKTYYETAELANVTDPHLVFDLRMKLDAAGFYDEFEVNRVVAVEFNPYAKQSELTGALEPVVSRLLYRYKAAQEKLKAATAKEDGKAMADAQNELNALILFKHDIGAFQRLYAFLSQIFDYGNTAIEKRFIFYKRLLPLLEFGREREGIDLSKVILTHHTLKRTGKRDLALESGDYPKLMPMTDPGTGTVQEKEKAYLVEIIAKVNDLFDGDLTDDDRLVYVNNVIKGKLLESQILVQQATNNTKEQFANSPDLSNELMNAIIDAFAAHTTMSKQALDSEKVRVGLRDILLGPAQLYEALRARGENRMS; encoded by the coding sequence ATGAGTCTGCATAAGGAAATCCACTTCGAAACCGAAGTTTGCGAACACTTAGCCGCTAATGGCTGGTTGTATGCATCAGGCGATGCTGGGAGTTATGACCGTGATCGCGCGCTGTTTCCGGCGGATGTGCTGACCTGGATTCAAGCCACTGACGTGAAAGCATGGGAAACCTTGCAAAAGAATCACGGCGCTCAGGCTGGCGATGTGTTGCTGGACCGATTACGCGATTCCATCAACCAACGCGGCACGCTAGACGTTCTGCGCCAGGGTATCGAGCTAATCGGCTTGAGGCAACCATTGAAGCTGGCACAGTTCAAGCCGGCGTTGGCGATGAATCCAGATATTTTGGTTCGCTATGCCGCCAATCGGCTGCGAGTAGTCAGGCAGGTTCGCTATTCGCTGCATAACGAAAATGCCATCGATTTGGTGCTGTTCCTGAACGGCATTCCTGTCGCCACCGTCGAACTGAAAAGCGATTTCACCCAGTCGGTGGAAGATGCGGTGGATCAATATCGCTTCGATCGTGATCCGCGACCCAAAGGTCAAGGCGCTGCCGAGCCGTTATTGTCGTTCCCGAATGGCGCGCTGGTGCATTTTGCCGTCAGTCAGATGGAAGTGATGATGACCACCAAGCTGGAAGGTGCGGCGACGAACTTCCTACCCTTTAATCGCGGCGACCATGGCGCTGCCGGAAATCCTGCCAATGAAAACGGCGGCCACCGCACCGCCTATTTATGGGAATGTATCTGGTCCAGGGATAGCTGGCTGGAGATTCTGGGCCGCTACCTGGTGGCGCAGAAGGATAAGAAAAACCAGATCAAGAAAATCATCTTCCCACGTTTTCATCAACTGGATGCCACACGCAAACTGGTGGCGTCGGTGTTGGCAGAAGGCACTGGCGGCAAGTATCTGATCCAACACTCCGCAGGTTCCGGCAAAACCAATTCCATCGCCTGGACCGCGCATTTTCTGGCCGATTTGCATAACGCGGGACATCAAAAGCTATTTGACACTGTGCTGGTGGTGTCCGACCGCACGGTGCTGGATAGTCAGTTGCAGGAAGCGATTTTCGATTTCGAGCGCACCGCCGGCGTGGTGGCATCCATCAAGGGTGAATCAGCCAGCAAGAGTGGCGAATTGGCTAGTGCGTTGTCCGGCGGCAAGAAGATCGTGGTCTGCACGATACAGACCTTTCCATTCGCGCTGAAAGCCGTGCAGGAATTGGCGGCGACCCAAGGCAAACGCTTTGCGGTGATTGCCGACGAGGCGCATTCGTCGCAAACAGGAGAAGCCGCCGCCAAACTCAAAGCCGTGCTGTCAGTGGAAGAACTGGCCGAGTTGAACGACGGCGGCGAGGTCGGCACCGAAGATGTGCTGGCGGCGCAAATGGCCAATCGGGCGGCGGATAGCGGCATCACCTATGTGGCATTCACCGCCACGCCCAAAGCCAAGACCCTGGAATTGTTCGGTCGCAGGCCCAATCCCGATTTGCCCGCCAGCGCAGATAACCTCCCTGCCCCGTTTCATGTCTACTCGATGCGCCAAGCCATCGAGGAAGGCTTCATCCTGGATGTGTTGAAGAATTACACGCCGTATAAATTGGCCTTCAAGCTGGCACACGACGGCAGGGAGATCGACGACAAAGAAGTCGAGCGCAGCGAAGCGCTGAAAGGCATCATGCGCTGGGTCAAACTGCATCCTTACAACATCAGCCAAAAGGTGCAGGTGGTCGTCGAGCATTTCCGCGAGAATGTGTCGCCGCTGCTGGACGGCAAAGGCAAGGCGATGGTGGTGGTCGGTAGTCGCCTGGAAGCGGTGCGCTGGCATTTGGCGATTGATCAATACATCAAGAGCCAGGGTTACAAGATCGGCACGCTGGTGGCGTTTTCCGGCGAGGTGAACGACGCCGAATCCGGCCCCGATCCGTTCACGGAAACCAGCCGCAGCCTGAACCCGAATTTAAAAGGCTCCGACATCCGCGAAGCCTTCAAAAGCGACGATTACCAAATCCTGTTGGTTGCCAACAAGTTTCAGACCGGCTTTGACCAGCCCTTGCTGTGCGGCATGTATGTCGACAAACGCCTGGCCGGCATCGCCGCCGTGCAGACGCTGTCGCGATTGAATCGCGCTTATCCCGGTAAGGACACCACTTATGTCGTGGATTTCGTCAACGACCCCGATGAGATTCTGGCGGCGTTCAAGACCTACTACGAGACGGCGGAACTAGCCAATGTCACCGATCCGCATTTGGTATTCGATTTAAGGATGAAACTGGATGCGGCCGGTTTTTACGACGAGTTTGAAGTCAACCGGGTGGTTGCGGTGGAATTTAATCCGTATGCCAAGCAAAGCGAGCTAACCGGTGCACTGGAACCGGTGGTATCTCGCCTGCTTTATCGTTACAAGGCAGCGCAGGAAAAACTGAAAGCCGCCACTGCAAAAGAAGACGGCAAGGCGATGGCAGACGCCCAAAACGAACTGAACGCGCTGATCCTGTTCAAACACGACATCGGCGCCTTCCAGCGACTGTATGCGTTTCTGTCGCAGATATTCGATTACGGCAATACCGCCATCGAAAAGCGCTTTATCTTCTACAAACGCCTGCTGCCCTTGCTGGAGTTCGGCCGGGAACGCGAAGGGATTGACCTATCCAAGGTCATCCTGACCCATCACACCCTGAAACGCACCGGTAAACGCGACTTGGCGTTGGAATCCGGCGATTATCCGAAATTAATGCCAATGACCGATCCAGGCACCGGCACGGTTCAGGAAAAAGAGAAAGCGTATTTGGTCGAGATCATCGCCAAGGTGAATGACCTGTTTGACGGTGACCTGACCGACGATGACCGGCTGGTGTATGTCAACAACGTGATCAAGGGCAAGTTGTTGGAATCGCAGATTCTGGTGCAGCAGGCAACGAACAACACCAAGGAGCAGTTCGCCAACTCCCCCGACCTATCCAACGAATTGATGAACGCGATAATCGACGCCTTTGCCGCGCACACCACCATGAGCAAACAGGCATTGGATTCCGAAAAGGTTCGAGTTGGCTTGCGGGATATTTTGCTCGGGCCGGCACAGTTGTATGAAGCACTGCGAGCGCGCGGGGAAAATCGGATGTCTTAG
- a CDS encoding DUF4410 domain-containing protein: MKILAALLFACAVAACSSHQVRTSSPETVSSYGKDIKLSVTGQNSEIVDKLSRYIQANLLTAGFNVVNDENATHLDVAISAFDPGNAALRLTIGFGAGRGSLVYNAKYIKNGQVLVDYDGAERFTGMEIAPGTQYEPTRNFGGAETSTLILLEEASKHIVDQATGNEN, translated from the coding sequence TTGAAAATACTAGCCGCACTATTGTTTGCCTGCGCCGTGGCAGCCTGTTCGTCACATCAAGTCAGGACATCGTCACCAGAAACAGTATCAAGCTATGGCAAAGACATAAAGCTATCTGTGACTGGTCAGAATTCGGAAATCGTCGATAAGCTCTCGCGATACATCCAAGCTAATCTTCTGACAGCCGGGTTTAATGTCGTCAACGATGAAAATGCTACACACTTGGACGTAGCCATATCAGCATTCGATCCGGGAAATGCAGCATTAAGACTGACTATCGGATTTGGTGCCGGACGTGGCTCATTGGTCTATAACGCGAAATACATAAAAAATGGCCAGGTATTGGTTGATTACGATGGCGCCGAACGGTTCACAGGGATGGAAATTGCCCCCGGCACCCAATACGAACCCACCAGAAACTTTGGTGGCGCGGAAACATCGACTCTCATCCTGTTGGAAGAAGCGTCTAAACACATTGTCGATCAGGCAACAGGAAACGAGAACTGA